The DNA window TGAGGGCGCggagaggccggcggcgagggcgtatGAGGAGGAAGGCGCCGTCCGCGGTTTGCTGCTGCTTTCCCTTCAACGtcgtcgagctcgtcgtcctcgcggCCGTCCGCGTCCCCGCCACACTCTGCCGCTACGCCGTCCGAGGTggacgccgccgctgcgtccGCTCCGCGAAGCGGAAGGAGATGGGCGAGCTCCTCGCCCTGGATGTCGCCTCCTCGAGgtcgctggccgccgcggccgccaagGCCAGGAAGGTAGAGGCCGAGTTCCCGGGCACGCCCATGGCCGAACACCTCGGGTAGGAGGAGGCGGCACGGCAGAAGTCGGGACTGCAGGCGGCGCTGCACCGGGTGGCACGCTTGCTCTCTGGCGCCGGGGaagacaccccccccccccccccccccgggcgcCGACCACCGCGTGCTACTCTCCGTCCTCGCTTGCCCGCTCTCCCCCGTCCCCATCCTCCCCCCGCCATGTATGTTCTTGATCATGTTCTCTGCTTCGTCTTCGTCGTCTATGCGAAGCTTGGTTTGGTTTGCTTATGGTTGGTTGGTTGTTGGTGGTGCGTGCAGGTGGCGTCGTCGGCGCAGTACATCGTGATGTGGCAGCTGGCGCCCAGCATGTGGATCGTCGATTATTTTGCCgattattttgttattttggtGCTCGTCGTCGGGATGCCGATTATCTCCATTCCTGATGGCGCCGTCGTTCTTGGCGAGGCCCAGCGGGAGGCTCGTCGTGCTCCGGCCGGGAAGTTGCCTACGAAGGAGACGGCGACTAGCAGCAGCACCAGCCAttggcctcgtcgccggcgacaacCTCACCGTCCCGCTCCGCTGCGCCTGCCCCTCGCTGCCACAGTTcgccgtggtggtggccgcggcgcTTGACGCTCGTCACGACATGGCCTGCAcaagaggagagaagtgagagagagaaaaggagagacgacgtggacacctgacatgtggggcccacgtgagtcccacgctgactcagccgtcacgtagaccaaaaccgaggtcaaaaccaccaaaggatcccgggtgaccggttttatatagttaagggaTCCAACATATATGGTTCTGCGGTtcgaggacgattttgtatcccAATGAAAAGTTGAGAGATCTTCGGTGCAGTTTTTCCTACCTGTTTTAATATAGCAAGAGTTTATTTTGCCTCTCTCAACTATAAGCCGAGTCGCCTAGTCTGATTCTTGTCCACCGGATACAGAGACCTTCTCAGTGGTTTATTACGAGGTGGTTTTGGTTGATGTAGTGTCTACGCGGTACGTTGATTTGGTATCCATCTAACGTGATATCTACATTGCATACGTACACGTTATGCTCAATGGGC is part of the Oryza glaberrima chromosome 4, OglaRS2, whole genome shotgun sequence genome and encodes:
- the LOC127771849 gene encoding uncharacterized protein LOC127771849 is translated as MGRGGADDSAPLGLVVIGGSGHGPHRRRWRRGWPLRRRQWRGGDGSSGCDGAGEAGGEGAERPAARAYEEEGAVRGLLLLSLQRRRARRPRGRPRPRHTLPLRRPRWTPPLRPLREAEGDGRAPRPGCRLLEVAGRRGRQGQEGRGRVPGHAHGRTPRVGGGGTAEVGTAGGAAPGGTLALWRRGRHPPPPPPRAPTTACYSPSSLARSPPSPSSPRHVASSAQYIVMWQLAPSMWIVDYFADYFVILVLVVGMPIISIPDGAVVLGEAQREARRAPAGKLPTKETATSSSTSHWPRRRRQPHRPAPLRLPLAATVRRGGGRGA